From Neisseria musculi, the proteins below share one genomic window:
- a CDS encoding zinc ribbon domain-containing protein — translation MKMKWQARPSHSSRMPERWFRRALWLVAIVFALFLIGLGGKIIGELPTVGQYKVLHDYIDHGRFDPLEKERQAIVKQQNALGEAMEQARLALDKQQAQTQKEQERFDNWLAARAVTEQSSQNPEVIRQTLALDGLKNKEQQLQQKIDALSQQQLDSNQRHSRIQEQIDLLEQEAQERKTADDRRIELKTFLYRLALTLPLLTIAGYLFAKQRQSRWWPFVWGFIYFALFAFFVELVPYLPSYGGYVRYLVGIVITVLAGRYAITAMNRYLERKKAEEALPGNQRQQQMSYDAAQLRISKSICPGCERQLNYQQPDMDYCPHCGINLFDYCNHCKIRKSAFNRYCAGCGHPAGQPEAP, via the coding sequence ATGAAAATGAAATGGCAGGCACGCCCTTCACACAGCAGCCGTATGCCCGAGCGCTGGTTCCGCCGCGCATTATGGCTGGTAGCCATTGTTTTCGCCCTCTTTTTGATCGGCCTGGGCGGGAAAATCATCGGCGAGCTGCCTACCGTGGGCCAATATAAAGTACTGCACGATTATATCGACCACGGCCGCTTCGACCCGCTGGAAAAAGAACGCCAAGCCATCGTGAAACAGCAGAATGCGCTCGGCGAAGCGATGGAGCAGGCGCGTCTCGCACTCGACAAACAGCAGGCGCAAACCCAAAAAGAGCAGGAAAGGTTCGACAACTGGCTGGCCGCCCGCGCCGTTACCGAGCAGTCTTCGCAAAACCCCGAAGTTATCCGCCAAACCCTCGCCCTAGACGGGTTGAAAAACAAAGAACAGCAGCTGCAGCAGAAAATCGATGCGCTCAGCCAGCAGCAGCTCGACAGCAACCAGCGGCACAGCCGCATCCAAGAGCAAATCGATCTTTTGGAACAAGAGGCGCAAGAGCGCAAAACCGCCGATGACCGCCGCATCGAATTAAAAACCTTTCTTTACCGCCTTGCCTTAACACTGCCCCTGCTCACCATCGCCGGCTACCTGTTTGCCAAACAGCGTCAATCCCGCTGGTGGCCGTTTGTGTGGGGGTTTATCTATTTTGCCCTGTTTGCGTTTTTTGTCGAGCTGGTGCCCTATCTGCCCAGCTACGGCGGATATGTGCGCTACCTTGTCGGCATCGTCATCACCGTATTGGCCGGCCGCTACGCCATCACAGCCATGAACCGTTATCTCGAGCGCAAAAAAGCCGAAGAAGCCCTACCCGGCAACCAGCGTCAGCAGCAAATGAGTTATGATGCCGCCCAACTGCGCATCAGCAAAAGCATCTGCCCCGGCTGCGAACGCCAGCTCAACTACCAGCAGCCCGATATGGATTACTGCCCCCATTGCGGCATCAATCTGTTTGATTATTGCAACCACTGCAAAATCCGTAAAAGCGCTTTCAACCGCTATTGCGCCGGCTGCGGCCACCCTGCCGGGCAGCCCGAAGCGCCGTAA
- the obgE gene encoding GTPase ObgE: MKFIDEAKIEVAAGRGGNGAVSFRREKFVPRGGPDGGDGGKGGSVFAVADENVNTLVEYRFVKRYQAKNGEKGHGSDRYGKGADNIELPMPVGTLIRDTDTGELLADLTHHGQRVCVARGGKGGLGNIHFKSSVNRAPKQSTPGEEGEARSLKLELKVLADVGLLGMPNAGKSTLIRAVSAARPKVADYPFTTLHPNLGVVRINENHSFVMADIPGLIEGAAEGAGLGHRFLKHLSRTGLLLHVVDLAPFDENADPAAEALALIEELRKYDEALYSKPRWLVLNKLDMLAPEEAQARTARFLEQIGWNHPQPDDSFGFDMQTPRLFKISALTHEGTQDLVYQTNTYLTEKKRLAAEAQAARQIAADIAAEQPKTDTAVFKAE; this comes from the coding sequence ATGAAATTTATAGACGAAGCCAAAATCGAAGTGGCGGCAGGCAGGGGCGGCAACGGCGCCGTGAGCTTCCGCCGCGAAAAATTCGTACCGCGCGGCGGGCCCGACGGCGGCGATGGCGGCAAAGGCGGCAGCGTATTTGCCGTGGCCGATGAAAACGTCAACACGCTGGTGGAATACCGTTTCGTCAAACGCTACCAGGCCAAAAACGGCGAAAAAGGCCACGGTTCCGACCGTTACGGCAAAGGTGCCGACAATATCGAACTGCCTATGCCGGTGGGCACCCTGATCCGCGACACCGACACCGGCGAACTGCTGGCCGACCTTACCCACCACGGCCAGCGCGTATGCGTGGCACGCGGCGGCAAAGGCGGCCTGGGCAACATCCACTTCAAATCATCGGTAAACCGCGCACCCAAACAGTCCACCCCCGGCGAAGAGGGAGAAGCGCGCAGCCTGAAGCTTGAATTGAAAGTATTGGCCGATGTCGGCCTGCTCGGCATGCCCAATGCCGGCAAATCCACCCTGATCCGCGCCGTTTCCGCCGCCCGCCCCAAAGTGGCCGACTACCCCTTCACCACCCTGCACCCCAACCTCGGCGTGGTGCGCATCAACGAAAACCACAGCTTCGTGATGGCCGACATTCCCGGCCTGATAGAAGGCGCGGCCGAAGGCGCGGGCTTGGGCCACCGCTTTTTGAAACACCTCTCGCGCACCGGCCTGCTGCTGCACGTGGTGGACTTGGCACCGTTTGACGAAAACGCCGACCCCGCTGCCGAAGCGCTGGCGCTGATTGAAGAGCTGCGCAAATACGATGAAGCGCTATACAGCAAGCCCCGCTGGCTGGTATTAAACAAACTCGATATGCTCGCGCCCGAAGAAGCCCAAGCGCGCACCGCCCGGTTTTTGGAACAAATCGGCTGGAACCACCCGCAGCCGGACGACAGCTTCGGCTTCGATATGCAAACCCCGCGCCTGTTTAAAATCAGCGCACTCACCCACGAAGGCACGCAGGATCTGGTGTATCAGACCAACACCTACCTCACCGAGAAAAAACGCCTGGCCGCCGAGGCGCAGGCAGCGCGGCAGATTGCGGCGGATATAGCGGCAGAACAGCCGAAAACCGATACGGCGGTGTTCAAAGCCGAATAG
- a CDS encoding TIGR01244 family sulfur transferase, translating into MNIRKLAEGLYIAPQLTQADAADAAALGIRSVICNRPDGEADNQPDFNQVRQWLADAGITNTAHQPVTAPAINGQDAARFQALISQAEKPVLAYCRTGTRSALLWAYHQVQNGLPAAQAVAAVKQAGVDLSSFEPRLQAAATNGLPDK; encoded by the coding sequence ATGAATATCCGCAAACTTGCCGAAGGGCTGTATATTGCCCCGCAGCTCACCCAAGCCGATGCGGCCGATGCGGCAGCTTTGGGCATACGCAGCGTGATCTGCAACCGCCCTGATGGCGAAGCCGACAACCAACCCGATTTTAATCAGGTGCGGCAATGGCTGGCCGATGCCGGCATCACCAACACGGCACACCAGCCCGTAACCGCACCCGCAATCAACGGGCAGGATGCCGCACGCTTCCAAGCTCTGATAAGCCAAGCCGAAAAACCGGTTTTGGCCTATTGCCGCACAGGCACACGCAGCGCCCTGCTGTGGGCTTACCATCAGGTACAGAACGGTTTGCCGGCGGCACAAGCCGTGGCGGCAGTCAAACAGGCAGGCGTGGACTTGAGCAGTTTCGAGCCGCGTTTGCAGGCAGCCGCAACAAACGGGCTGCCCGATAAATAA
- a CDS encoding M61 family metallopeptidase — protein MLRYTIVPVPAAHLWRICLSFYRKDNKPLQIKLPNWVPGSYLIRDFSRHIISIDALSDGRPAVLEQISKNEWTAECRGKEWQIHYTVYAFDLSVRGSFLSTERGFFDGACLLLNIVGLENQPHQIAFEGLPEGWQIATSMPGAGKHIFQTASYAALIDHPFELGTFETLHFEAGSIPHRIVLSGRYRDFDRPRLLEDIQRICTAQQNMFPSPAPFQEYLFLLHVGDDIYGGLEHISSTALLAGRNSLPARNMIEPNDAYIQLLGLFSHEYFHAWNVKSIKPAAFLPYRLDSESYTEQLWAFEGITSYYDDLFLVRSGVIAPEAYLKLLAQTITRVQQGKGRLKQTLAQSSFTAWNKFYKPNENSPNAIVSYYQKGALAALCLDLQIRSKSAGKHSLDTVMQTLYRNWCENGKGIKERQWQVYCQEITGLDLSSFFQTALYSTDNLPLQNSLETAGVKLQWQAAPCNGGRTDGTETTLPAGDLGARFKQNAHSITLTHVFNGGSAEQAALCPKDTIIAVNGFACTAFEQQWPQFEIGETLHIHYFRHGVLHETDLTVQAAEADTAVLEITDRYLLKQWLGV, from the coding sequence ATTCTCCGCTACACCATTGTCCCCGTTCCTGCCGCCCATTTGTGGCGGATTTGCCTGAGTTTTTACCGAAAGGATAACAAACCCTTACAAATCAAGCTGCCCAACTGGGTGCCGGGCAGTTATCTGATTCGCGACTTTTCGCGCCACATTATCAGCATCGATGCTTTGTCGGACGGGCGGCCTGCCGTGCTTGAGCAGATATCCAAAAACGAATGGACTGCCGAATGCAGGGGGAAAGAGTGGCAAATCCACTACACTGTTTATGCGTTTGATTTATCCGTGCGCGGTTCGTTTTTAAGCACCGAACGCGGTTTTTTCGATGGTGCCTGCCTACTGCTCAATATTGTCGGCCTCGAAAACCAACCGCACCAAATCGCTTTCGAAGGGCTTCCCGAAGGCTGGCAGATTGCCACATCCATGCCTGGCGCAGGCAAACATATTTTTCAGACGGCCTCTTATGCCGCATTGATCGACCACCCCTTTGAGCTGGGCACATTTGAAACACTGCATTTTGAAGCCGGCTCGATTCCGCACCGCATCGTGCTGAGCGGCCGCTACCGCGACTTCGACCGCCCGCGTCTGCTTGAAGACATACAGAGAATCTGCACCGCCCAGCAGAATATGTTCCCCTCCCCCGCCCCGTTTCAGGAATACCTGTTTCTCCTGCATGTGGGCGATGATATTTACGGCGGTCTGGAACACATCAGCAGCACGGCGTTGTTGGCCGGCCGCAACAGCCTGCCCGCCCGCAACATGATTGAGCCCAACGATGCCTATATCCAACTGTTGGGGCTGTTCAGCCATGAGTATTTCCACGCCTGGAACGTCAAATCCATCAAGCCCGCCGCATTCCTGCCCTACCGTTTGGACAGCGAAAGCTACACCGAACAGCTCTGGGCGTTTGAGGGCATCACGTCTTATTACGATGATTTATTTCTCGTGCGCAGCGGCGTGATTGCACCGGAAGCTTATTTAAAGCTGCTGGCGCAAACCATCACCCGCGTGCAGCAAGGTAAAGGCCGTCTGAAACAAACGTTGGCGCAATCGAGTTTTACCGCGTGGAACAAATTTTACAAACCAAACGAAAACAGCCCCAACGCCATCGTCAGCTACTACCAGAAAGGTGCGCTGGCGGCTTTATGTCTGGATTTGCAGATCCGCAGCAAAAGCGCAGGCAAACACAGTTTGGACACGGTGATGCAGACGCTCTACCGCAATTGGTGCGAAAACGGCAAAGGCATCAAAGAGCGGCAATGGCAGGTATATTGCCAAGAGATAACCGGCTTGGACTTAAGCAGTTTTTTTCAGACGGCTTTATATTCCACCGACAATCTGCCCCTGCAAAACAGCCTGGAAACTGCGGGCGTAAAGCTGCAATGGCAGGCCGCGCCGTGCAACGGCGGCAGGACGGACGGCACAGAAACCACTCTTCCCGCCGGCGATTTGGGCGCGCGCTTCAAACAAAACGCCCACAGCATCACCCTAACCCATGTGTTCAACGGCGGCAGCGCCGAGCAGGCCGCACTCTGCCCGAAAGACACAATCATCGCCGTCAACGGCTTTGCCTGCACTGCTTTTGAGCAGCAGTGGCCGCAGTTTGAAATAGGCGAAACCCTGCACATCCACTACTTCCGCCACGGCGTGCTGCACGAAACCGATTTGACCGTACAGGCGGCGGAGGCCGATACCGCCGTATTGGAAATAACCGACCGTTATCTGCTAAAGCAGTGGCTGGGCGTGTAG
- the ccoN gene encoding cytochrome-c oxidase, cbb3-type subunit I: METQTYNYKVVRQFAVMTVVWGIVGMLVGVIIAAQLFLPALNLADVGPWFHFGRLRPLHTNAVIFAFGGCGLFATSYYVVQRTCNVRLFGGKWLPAFTFWGWQLVIVLAAITLPLGYTQGKEYAELEWPIDILIALVWVAYAVVFFGTIATRKIKHIYVANWFYGAFILAVALLHIVNSLAIPAGAMKSYPVYSGAIDAMVQWWYGHNAVGFFLTAAFLGMMYYFVPKQAGRPVYSYRLSVVHFWALIFTYMWAGPHHLHYTALPDWTQSLGMVLSLILFAPSWGGMINGIMTLSGAWHKLRTDPILKFLVVSLSFYGMSTFEGPMMSIKTVNALSHYTDWTVGHVHSGALGWVGFVTIGAIYYLIPRLFGKREMYSIKLIEAHFWIATIGVVLYIASMWISGVMQGLMWGALNDDGTLTYSFVESVKRSMPFYMIRFAGGLLYLSGMVIMAYNVYRTVIGGKPVDAEIPAVSQAQHH, from the coding sequence ATGGAAACGCAAACATATAACTACAAGGTGGTGCGCCAGTTTGCCGTCATGACTGTAGTTTGGGGTATCGTGGGCATGCTGGTGGGCGTGATTATCGCCGCCCAGCTGTTTCTGCCCGCCCTCAATCTTGCGGATGTCGGACCTTGGTTTCACTTCGGCCGTCTGCGTCCGCTGCACACCAATGCGGTGATTTTCGCTTTCGGCGGCTGCGGCCTGTTCGCCACGTCCTATTATGTGGTACAGCGCACCTGCAATGTGCGTTTGTTTGGCGGCAAATGGCTGCCTGCCTTTACTTTTTGGGGATGGCAGTTGGTTATCGTTTTAGCCGCCATCACCTTGCCGCTGGGCTACACCCAGGGTAAGGAATATGCCGAATTGGAATGGCCGATCGATATTCTGATTGCGTTGGTATGGGTTGCCTATGCGGTTGTCTTCTTCGGCACTATTGCTACCCGGAAAATCAAACACATTTATGTGGCCAACTGGTTCTACGGTGCATTTATTTTGGCAGTGGCACTGCTGCATATCGTTAATAGCTTGGCTATTCCTGCCGGAGCCATGAAATCTTACCCGGTTTATTCGGGTGCCATTGATGCCATGGTTCAATGGTGGTACGGCCATAATGCCGTAGGTTTCTTTCTGACTGCCGCTTTTTTGGGCATGATGTATTACTTCGTACCCAAACAGGCCGGCCGCCCGGTTTACTCTTACCGTTTGTCTGTTGTGCACTTTTGGGCGTTGATTTTCACTTATATGTGGGCAGGCCCCCACCATCTGCACTATACCGCTTTGCCCGACTGGACTCAGTCGTTGGGTATGGTTTTGTCGCTGATTCTGTTTGCTCCATCATGGGGCGGTATGATTAACGGCATTATGACTCTGTCGGGTGCATGGCATAAACTGCGCACCGATCCGATTTTGAAATTCTTGGTGGTTTCCCTTTCTTTCTACGGGATGTCCACTTTTGAAGGTCCGATGATGTCGATTAAAACCGTCAACGCATTGAGCCACTATACCGACTGGACTGTGGGACACGTTCACTCGGGCGCTTTGGGTTGGGTCGGCTTTGTTACCATCGGTGCAATCTACTACCTGATTCCGCGCCTGTTCGGTAAAAGGGAAATGTATAGCATCAAGCTGATTGAAGCTCACTTTTGGATTGCAACCATCGGTGTTGTGCTATACATCGCCTCTATGTGGATTTCCGGTGTGATGCAGGGTCTGATGTGGGGAGCATTGAATGATGACGGCACTCTGACCTACTCTTTTGTAGAATCGGTAAAACGCAGCATGCCTTTCTATATGATTCGCTTTGCAGGCGGCCTGCTGTATCTGAGCGGGATGGTAATTATGGCCTACAACGTTTACCGCACCGTTATCGGGGGCAAACCTGTTGATGCCGAAATTCCTGCCGTTTCTCAAGCGCAACATCACTAA
- the ccoO gene encoding cytochrome-c oxidase, cbb3-type subunit II has product MKLQQLVEEKVGMLIVCTFVVISIGLLIEIVPLFFTKSVTEPIKGVKPYSALQVAGRDIYVREGCYNCHSQMIRPFRAETERYGHYSVGGESVYDHPFQWGSKRTGPDLARVGGRYSDEWHRLHLLNPRDVVPESNMPAFPWLARNKVDAEATVQHMKALRAIGTPYSNEEIAKAPEELADKSELDAVIAYLQGLGLALKNVR; this is encoded by the coding sequence ATGAAATTACAACAATTAGTCGAAGAAAAAGTCGGCATGTTGATTGTTTGTACCTTTGTGGTGATCAGCATCGGCCTTTTGATTGAGATTGTGCCGCTGTTCTTTACCAAATCGGTAACAGAGCCGATTAAAGGCGTTAAACCTTACTCTGCTTTGCAAGTGGCCGGACGTGATATTTATGTACGTGAAGGTTGCTACAACTGCCACTCCCAAATGATCCGCCCGTTCCGTGCGGAAACCGAACGTTACGGCCACTATTCAGTCGGTGGTGAGTCCGTTTACGACCATCCTTTCCAGTGGGGTTCCAAACGCACCGGCCCAGACTTGGCCCGGGTGGGTGGCCGTTATTCAGACGAATGGCACCGCCTTCACCTGCTGAACCCGCGTGATGTGGTGCCGGAATCCAATATGCCTGCTTTCCCGTGGTTGGCACGTAATAAAGTAGATGCCGAAGCAACCGTGCAACATATGAAAGCACTACGTGCAATCGGTACACCTTACAGCAATGAAGAAATCGCAAAAGCACCCGAAGAATTGGCCGACAAATCAGAATTGGATGCTGTGATTGCCTACCTGCAAGGTTTGGGTTTGGCACTGAAAAACGTAAGGTAA
- a CDS encoding cbb3-type cytochrome oxidase subunit 3 — MDINWVRSLFTVWVFISFMLVLYVVLNKRNKRNYDAAANSIMEDNDIPDNEKNDR, encoded by the coding sequence ATGGATATCAACTGGGTGCGTTCACTCTTTACCGTATGGGTATTTATCAGTTTCATGTTGGTTTTGTATGTTGTGTTGAACAAACGCAACAAACGTAATTATGATGCTGCCGCCAACAGCATCATGGAAGATAACGATATACCTGATAACGAAAAAAACGATCGCTAA
- the ccoP gene encoding cytochrome-c oxidase, cbb3-type subunit III has translation MNTTSQFTSNFWNIYIAVIVLLSFIGLIWLLLSQNKVKSPPKGEDVKTMGHSWDGIEEYNNPLPRWWFWLYIATWIFGAAYLFLYPGLGDYKGYLNWSSANQYEKEVQKADEQYGKLYAKFADMPIEQVAKDPQAQRIGKNLFDTYCIQCHGSDAKGSKGFPNLTDHDWLWGGEPEKIQETIQKGRIGIMAAWGPALGEERVKDVANYVMSLSKGKDQYDEARAERGKLLFNGPPANCFTCHGDKGQGIQGLGPNLTDDVWLWGGTQKAIIETITNGRHNQMPAWDNFLDKDKLHIMTAYVWGLSNKDGKSPTKPTEAVSASMPAGTTPASESAVSAPQAASDSAELVVDNADVTYDTQAGTPIGTFYFATGKSEVANNAAIILTDLIRAGKDGKKLVVSGYTDSTGNAAANEKLSKARAQAVEDFLKAQGIDAKNIELRKPENTTAAQGNNASGRRVEVKVEG, from the coding sequence ATGAACACAACTTCCCAATTTACCAGCAATTTCTGGAATATATACATTGCCGTTATCGTATTGCTCAGCTTCATCGGCTTGATTTGGCTTTTGCTTTCGCAAAACAAAGTTAAATCTCCACCTAAAGGTGAAGACGTGAAAACCATGGGGCATTCATGGGACGGTATTGAAGAATACAACAATCCTCTGCCCCGCTGGTGGTTTTGGCTTTATATCGCCACTTGGATTTTCGGCGCAGCCTATCTGTTTTTATATCCCGGTTTGGGTGACTACAAAGGATATTTGAATTGGAGCAGTGCCAACCAATACGAAAAAGAAGTTCAAAAAGCAGATGAACAATACGGCAAACTGTATGCTAAATTTGCCGATATGCCGATTGAGCAGGTAGCCAAAGACCCTCAGGCTCAACGCATCGGCAAGAACCTGTTTGATACCTACTGTATCCAATGCCACGGTTCCGATGCCAAAGGTTCTAAAGGCTTTCCCAATCTGACTGACCACGATTGGTTGTGGGGCGGTGAACCAGAAAAAATCCAGGAAACCATTCAAAAAGGCCGTATCGGCATCATGGCTGCTTGGGGGCCTGCTTTGGGTGAGGAGCGTGTAAAAGACGTTGCCAACTATGTAATGTCGCTGTCCAAAGGTAAGGATCAATACGATGAAGCCCGTGCCGAACGCGGCAAACTGCTGTTTAACGGCCCGCCTGCTAACTGCTTTACCTGCCACGGAGACAAAGGCCAAGGCATTCAGGGCTTAGGTCCGAATCTGACAGATGATGTTTGGTTGTGGGGCGGCACCCAAAAAGCTATTATTGAAACCATCACCAACGGCCGCCACAACCAAATGCCTGCTTGGGACAATTTCTTGGATAAAGACAAACTGCACATTATGACCGCTTATGTATGGGGTTTGTCCAATAAAGACGGTAAATCACCGACTAAACCTACTGAAGCTGTTTCTGCCAGTATGCCTGCGGGCACAACACCGGCTTCCGAATCGGCGGTTTCTGCTCCCCAAGCCGCCTCTGATTCTGCAGAGCTAGTTGTTGACAATGCCGATGTAACTTACGACACCCAAGCCGGCACACCCATCGGCACCTTCTACTTTGCTACCGGTAAAAGCGAAGTGGCCAACAACGCGGCCATTATCCTGACTGATCTGATTAGAGCCGGCAAAGACGGCAAAAAATTGGTTGTCAGCGGCTACACTGACAGCACCGGCAATGCGGCAGCCAATGAAAAACTGTCGAAAGCCCGTGCGCAGGCAGTAGAAGATTTCTTGAAAGCGCAAGGCATTGATGCCAAAAACATTGAATTGCGCAAACCGGAAAACACGACTGCTGCCCAAGGCAACAATGCATCCGGTCGCCGTGTAGAAGTGAAAGTCGAAGGTTAA